From a single Bryobacter aggregatus MPL3 genomic region:
- a CDS encoding DMT family transporter, with the protein MYPICYSVVMAHRGALVSLSIALVLWSLTFPLVRAMLGEVPIEALLALRFTAAAVLLFAWWAVKGKTLPRGRDFWLTAGSGFCCVTAYQLLSTHGIRTVASGPASVLVDTMPIFATVFSVFLLNHRANWRTWTGLGIAFAGAAIIALGESQGKLQLNFGVGLLLLAALIFGIGTVAQKPVMKRYDSLGVTAVSFAAGALAMLCFSPNLLAISRQIPTRHIFTIAFLAVGPGALAYALWGHALSKLPVSKASASLLLIGPLTFLIAWLFFGEIPATASMIGAAFACGGVLLVHSDQTA; encoded by the coding sequence ATGTATCCAATCTGCTACTCTGTCGTCATGGCCCATCGAGGCGCTTTGGTATCCCTGTCGATTGCTTTGGTTCTTTGGTCACTGACTTTTCCGCTCGTGCGGGCGATGTTAGGCGAAGTCCCGATTGAGGCACTCCTGGCTCTTCGCTTTACGGCTGCGGCTGTTCTCCTTTTTGCCTGGTGGGCAGTCAAAGGCAAGACCCTCCCCCGAGGTCGCGATTTCTGGCTCACAGCGGGCAGTGGCTTCTGCTGTGTGACGGCGTACCAACTCTTATCCACCCACGGCATCCGTACCGTAGCCTCAGGACCGGCGAGCGTACTGGTGGATACGATGCCAATTTTTGCCACCGTCTTCTCGGTCTTCCTGCTGAATCACCGCGCGAACTGGCGCACCTGGACCGGGCTCGGCATCGCTTTTGCCGGAGCGGCGATCATCGCCCTCGGCGAGTCACAAGGAAAACTCCAGTTGAATTTTGGGGTCGGACTACTGCTTCTGGCAGCCCTCATTTTCGGCATTGGAACAGTTGCCCAGAAGCCTGTCATGAAACGCTACGATTCGCTCGGAGTCACAGCGGTCAGCTTTGCCGCCGGTGCGCTTGCCATGCTCTGCTTCTCACCGAATCTTCTTGCAATCAGCCGTCAGATCCCAACCCGCCATATCTTCACGATTGCCTTTCTGGCCGTGGGCCCGGGCGCATTAGCCTACGCTCTTTGGGGACATGCACTGAGTAAGCTTCCCGTGTCAAAAGCTTCCGCATCCTTACTGCTCATTGGCCCGCTCACATTTCTGATTGCCTGGCTGTTCTTTGGCGAGATTCCAGCCACAGCAAGCATGATAGGGGCCGCATTCGCGTGCGGCGGAGTGCTGCTGGTACACTCCGATCAGACCGCCTAG
- the nadA gene encoding quinolinate synthase NadA translates to MSAVATYTSLAEEILALKRERKAIILAHHYQESEIQELADVIGDSLELARKAKQFEGEVIVFCGVWFMAETAKLLNPDRIVVVPDAKAGCSLVDSCPADQLRAFKKRYPDHVVVSYINTSAAVKAESDIICTSRNAVQVVNSIPLDKPILFCPDINLGNYVKQQTGRDNMKIWPGACIVHATFAARRLTQTRIQHPTALVAAHPECPAEVLAMADYIGSTSAIIEHCVNSDVPEWIIMTESGVRHSLEKGAPNKKFYFVANENCNCSECPYMRMNTLEKLRECLDTLGPRVELPAEIMERARLPIERMLAL, encoded by the coding sequence ATGTCAGCAGTCGCTACTTACACCTCCCTCGCAGAAGAAATTCTTGCTCTCAAGCGTGAGCGCAAGGCGATCATTCTCGCCCATCATTACCAGGAATCGGAAATTCAGGAACTCGCCGACGTCATCGGTGACAGCCTCGAACTTGCTCGCAAGGCGAAGCAATTCGAGGGCGAAGTCATCGTATTTTGCGGCGTCTGGTTCATGGCGGAAACCGCCAAGCTCCTCAATCCAGACCGTATCGTTGTGGTTCCGGATGCAAAGGCCGGCTGTAGCTTGGTGGACAGTTGTCCCGCCGACCAACTGCGCGCCTTCAAGAAACGTTATCCCGATCATGTCGTGGTCAGCTACATCAACACCTCGGCTGCGGTGAAGGCGGAGAGCGACATCATTTGCACCTCGCGAAACGCGGTGCAGGTGGTGAACTCTATCCCGCTCGACAAGCCAATCCTGTTCTGTCCAGATATCAATCTGGGGAACTATGTGAAGCAGCAGACGGGCCGAGACAATATGAAGATCTGGCCCGGTGCTTGTATTGTCCACGCGACCTTTGCCGCGCGGCGTCTGACCCAGACCCGGATCCAGCATCCTACGGCTCTAGTGGCGGCTCATCCCGAGTGCCCCGCCGAAGTCCTGGCGATGGCAGACTACATCGGCTCCACCTCGGCGATCATTGAGCACTGCGTGAACAGTGATGTGCCCGAGTGGATCATCATGACCGAGAGCGGTGTGCGCCATTCGCTCGAAAAGGGTGCGCCCAATAAGAAGTTTTACTTCGTTGCCAACGAGAATTGCAATTGTAGCGAGTGCCCTTACATGCGCATGAACACGCTTGAGAAGTTGCGGGAATGCCTCGACACGCTTGGGCCGCGCGTGGAACTTCCCGCCGAAATCATGGAACGGGCTCGCTTGCCCATCGAGCGGATGCTCGCACTCTAG
- a CDS encoding glycosyltransferase, producing the protein MEAPEITGPSVSVVVVSQNQSQLLKPTLQALSARENPSQSEVIVVDCGSTDGSARLDEEFEGITMMRLPRNFGWTKAVNIGSRTAKGERLLLLPNGCEIAPDTIDRMVAALDSDHSVGAVSVAGTFYALPKPGDVALREVPPSAAEYPFDQPVLLPRVTLVSMNYLPDGYGQYFGDAELFYKMREAGKRVLVLEDLSIPRKRAQLDSITAELAEADRLSGLGAFYSKNYGFMAGFSFWLGQSLKALFAFKLGLAGKLLGGTKVDGL; encoded by the coding sequence ATGGAAGCTCCTGAAATTACCGGCCCAAGCGTATCGGTCGTTGTTGTCTCTCAAAATCAGTCTCAACTCCTGAAGCCGACTCTCCAGGCACTTTCTGCCCGGGAGAATCCCAGCCAGAGTGAGGTGATCGTTGTCGATTGCGGGAGCACTGATGGCAGCGCCCGACTGGACGAAGAGTTTGAAGGCATCACCATGATGCGTCTGCCGCGCAATTTCGGTTGGACCAAGGCGGTCAATATTGGAAGCCGGACCGCCAAGGGCGAACGCCTGCTTCTGTTGCCCAATGGATGCGAGATTGCTCCCGATACGATCGACCGCATGGTGGCCGCTCTTGACTCAGACCACAGCGTCGGCGCAGTATCGGTTGCCGGCACCTTCTATGCCCTCCCGAAGCCTGGCGATGTGGCGCTGCGGGAAGTGCCGCCTTCTGCGGCCGAGTACCCTTTCGATCAGCCCGTTCTGTTGCCGCGAGTCACTTTGGTCAGCATGAATTATCTGCCGGACGGATATGGGCAGTACTTCGGGGACGCCGAGCTCTTCTACAAAATGCGCGAGGCCGGCAAACGGGTTCTGGTTCTCGAAGACCTGAGCATCCCCCGGAAGCGGGCGCAACTCGACAGCATCACTGCCGAACTGGCCGAGGCGGATCGATTGAGCGGACTCGGCGCTTTCTATTCAAAAAACTACGGATTCATGGCTGGATTCAGTTTTTGGCTCGGACAGAGCCTCAAAGCGCTCTTCGCTTTCAAGCTGGGGCTTGCGGGAAAACTCTTAGGTGGAACTAAGGTGGATGGTCTCTAA
- the moaA gene encoding GTP 3',8-cyclase MoaA gives MQSPLLDRFGRLHDNLRISVTDRCNIRCFYCMPEEGGQYAPKQEILSLDEIARFAGVAAGLGIRKVRITGGEPLVRKDLAKLIEKVIAIPGIEDVALTTNALLLGAQAKDLYDAGLRRLNIHLDTLDRERFRTITRRDELPRVLESIEIAQSLGFGPIKLNAVAVKGLNEDDILPMAHYGRERGIEVRFIEFMPLDHQGLWDQTQVLSMDQMLERLRAEFGPMHAMPDQDERAPATEFRYGDGKGSIGFIASVSKPFCLNCNRIRLTADGKLRYCLFAVEEMDVRALLRAGDDAGIETAIRENLMRKWIGHEIGTKNFVPPPRPMYAIGG, from the coding sequence GTGCAATCGCCATTGTTGGATCGATTCGGGCGGCTGCACGACAACCTGCGCATCAGCGTGACGGATCGCTGCAATATCCGTTGTTTCTATTGCATGCCGGAGGAAGGCGGGCAATACGCTCCGAAGCAGGAAATTCTCAGCCTGGACGAGATCGCCCGCTTTGCTGGTGTGGCCGCCGGTCTGGGGATCCGCAAAGTCCGCATTACGGGCGGGGAGCCCCTGGTGCGCAAGGATCTGGCAAAGCTCATTGAGAAGGTGATCGCGATTCCGGGCATCGAAGACGTTGCTCTCACCACCAATGCGCTGCTTCTGGGAGCACAGGCGAAAGATCTCTATGATGCTGGTTTGCGCCGGCTGAATATCCACCTGGATACTCTCGATCGTGAGCGCTTCCGCACCATTACCCGGCGGGATGAGTTGCCTCGTGTCCTTGAGAGTATCGAGATCGCCCAGTCCCTCGGCTTCGGGCCTATCAAGCTGAATGCGGTCGCCGTGAAGGGCCTGAATGAAGATGACATCCTTCCGATGGCGCATTATGGGCGCGAACGTGGAATTGAAGTTCGCTTCATTGAGTTCATGCCGCTCGATCACCAGGGACTTTGGGATCAAACCCAAGTCCTGAGTATGGATCAAATGCTCGAACGGCTCAGGGCGGAGTTCGGCCCGATGCATGCGATGCCGGACCAGGACGAGCGCGCTCCGGCAACCGAGTTCCGCTATGGTGATGGCAAGGGCAGCATCGGTTTTATTGCAAGTGTCAGCAAACCCTTCTGTCTAAATTGCAATCGTATCCGGCTCACTGCGGATGGCAAGCTCCGCTATTGTCTCTTCGCTGTGGAAGAGATGGATGTCCGGGCCCTGCTCCGCGCAGGGGACGATGCGGGAATCGAAACAGCAATCCGCGAAAATCTGATGCGCAAATGGATTGGCCATGAAATCGGCACCAAGAATTTCGTGCCCCCGCCTCGTCCGATGTACGCGATCGGTGGCTAG
- a CDS encoding GntR family transcriptional regulator, translating into MPAKAVSQLRYRTAPEVVAEYIRDAIYRNELRPGQQLQQEELATKFGISRIPVRDALRQLQGEGLVDLYPNRGAFVSNPGVEELREVFGLRILLETYALRLAVPNFTRPELELCASLLAQLESVANRADWSRIDQDFHAALYVPCRQARTMSLIENLRGSVNRFYYLYLSPESYGPDCLKEHRQILKACQKRDAEGAVAALEKHLKNALKEVEQVSGGELLRKV; encoded by the coding sequence ATGCCTGCCAAAGCTGTCTCCCAACTGAGATATCGCACCGCACCCGAAGTGGTTGCCGAGTACATTCGCGATGCGATTTATCGCAATGAGCTTCGCCCCGGCCAGCAATTACAGCAGGAAGAGTTAGCAACAAAATTCGGCATCAGCCGCATTCCGGTGCGCGATGCGCTGCGCCAGTTGCAAGGGGAAGGGCTCGTCGACCTGTATCCCAACCGGGGCGCTTTTGTCTCAAATCCTGGTGTGGAGGAACTGCGGGAAGTATTCGGGTTGCGAATCCTGCTCGAAACCTATGCGCTCCGTCTTGCGGTACCTAACTTCACTCGTCCCGAACTGGAATTATGTGCCAGCTTACTTGCGCAACTGGAGAGTGTGGCAAACCGGGCGGATTGGTCGCGCATTGATCAGGATTTTCATGCTGCGCTCTATGTACCGTGCCGTCAGGCAAGGACGATGAGTCTGATTGAAAATTTACGCGGAAGCGTCAATCGCTTCTATTATCTGTATCTGTCGCCGGAGAGCTATGGGCCCGATTGCTTAAAAGAACATCGGCAAATTTTAAAGGCTTGTCAGAAAAGAGATGCGGAGGGTGCAGTGGCGGCACTGGAGAAGCATTTGAAGAATGCGTTGAAGGAAGTGGAGCAGGTGAGTGGCGGAGAACTCCTGCGCAAAGTCTGA